Proteins co-encoded in one bacterium genomic window:
- a CDS encoding hydrogenase iron-sulfur subunit, which yields MGVTTTEGKPAAEDKSVQPKVLVFSCNWSTYPGLQLSRLEESGTVSEPIITMCTGRLDPELILEAFSRGAWGVFVAGCPPDECEHDGNYKTRRRILLLKKTLGQLGVLPSRLTLEWVSTGESAKLAKLVGDFTARMAQLGPQRR from the coding sequence GTGGGCGTGACCACTACCGAAGGTAAACCTGCGGCCGAGGATAAAAGCGTGCAGCCGAAGGTCCTGGTCTTCAGCTGCAACTGGTCAACCTACCCGGGCCTCCAGCTCTCCCGGCTGGAGGAGTCCGGAACCGTTTCCGAGCCCATCATCACGATGTGCACCGGACGGCTGGACCCCGAGCTGATTCTGGAGGCCTTCTCCCGGGGCGCCTGGGGCGTCTTCGTGGCCGGATGCCCGCCCGACGAGTGCGAGCACGACGGTAACTACAAGACCCGCCGGCGGATTTTGCTCCTCAAGAAAACGCTCGGTCAGTTGGGCGTCCTGCCCTCCCGGCTGACCCTGGAGTGGGTTTCCACGGGCGAGTCGGCGAAGCTCGCGAAGCTGGTGGGCGACTTCACCGCGAGGATGGCCCAACTGGGGCCTCAAAGGAGATGA